The nucleotide window ACATCTCCCCGCTAAAGTTTAGAATGAAGTGTTTGAACAGTGCTTTAAGGGAATAATTGGAGAGCGTTTAGCACAGTAATATCTTGTGCATCGTCGAAAACGTCAGTGAGTGTCAATTCTGTATGAGGAAAATATCCCTGCAGTAGGGAGAGACTTTGACTTCAGTGGTTTCATGAGCTGCCCATTACAGAGGAATATTTGGTCAAGCACTATATTGAATCTGTTGAGAGTCAACATACTGGTTAAAAATTATCCACTACATAAGATAAATGTAGATATTCTGTGTTACAATTGCAATAATGCTGGTGTCAGTGGTAATGCTTTGCTATCAAATCTAAAAGAGGATTGATTCgtaatacatatgcacttcaTTTAGTGAGTAGTACTAAAATTGTTCCTTTAGATTCAGTTGGATTTCCAAGGTTATTTCCAGGGAAAGTGACGATGAATATTAATTGTatcttatttatttttgctggctgccggcgaaattgaccggctGTTCActaaattttcctatttttcagGGCTGTTTAATCTCCTGTACATTACTTAGCCTTAACATAAAGAGAAAAATTCTACTCATAGTGTTGTCAAGCTACAGCGCCACAAAGCTTTGCAATCCCCAACACCACACTGCAGTCGGATTGAAGTACATGACATGTTTTGGTTTTAAACTCCTACATATTTTAAGTGTATTTTGGTGAATACGTTCATCACAAGACATGATTTTCCTTCATTGAGACTTTAATCCTATGGAGACGATGAGAGAGGAATAACTACGGCAGTACACATTAGAAAACTTGAAAGTAATGATTTAAAGgcattgaaaatagaaaattgctgTATGAACGACATCAAATGTAATACCATACGAATGAAAATGAATTGATTTAGAAAAACTAAATTATTAAAGATAAGAAAAAAACGATGAGAGCATTTTAATCTTTAGTTGGTGAGATCATTTTCACAAATTACGTACTTGACCCAAAAACAATTATTTGCCCGAGTGAGGTACAAGACTTGTTGTTTGACGACCTAAAACAAAACTGAGAAAGGAGTAATATTTGTCAGCCCAAATCGGCCAGTGACCTAAGTCTGTTCACGTTGTGAAGACGGGTAGTGGATCATGGCTGATGCACATTCACCTGTCCAACTTATAAAAAGGGAAAGCAGTACAGATAGCCGAATCGGTGATGGTGTGAGATGCTTCGGTTTAAACCACTGATCAGAAAGCAGTAAACTAAAACCAACAATTTCATGACCTGTACGATTCTGATTTTGAGTCTGATTATATTGAAGCATGTACCCTAGAACACCCGCAACTCGTGAATGTTTCGTAACACCTTTTTCCATGTGTAGTAAACTAAGTGCATTTTCTATTCCTTTATCCATTTCGAAATTAGGTATTCAAGTACAAACTTATTTGTGAAAAGGCTGTTTCTTAAATATAAAAAAGTGCTTTTTCTCCGCCAGAAAAAGTTCAAGGGTAAACTTAATCCCAAGCGCCTTAGCAACAAAAGTTTACTTTTTGTACAACTTCCTTCAGCTTCCCCAACATCACATGATTCCCTAAAACTCAACCTGACTTCATGAAACTCCCAGTCTTTCACAATCATCGATGTTAATTTCTTGCAATTAAGCCGATCCTTCGTTTGCATCTTTGAACATCTATATAAAGTTGTCGACTATTCCTGCCCTTGACGAAGTGCACTATTGTGATACTGTGAAAAACTATTCCTTTGTGCGCAGCAACAATTTTCGGGAATATTCTAAAACTGAGAGACATACGACCGTGTTTAACCGGAGTTCATTCTACTGACGTTTTAAGAGACAATCGTCATGATCTTCCTTCTTAGATATTTGACATGAAATCAATCATCTTTTTAAGAATTGTCATTATTCTTTCTGTCGTTCATGTGAAGAATTCGAATACCCTCAGTTCGACGTCTGTTGTAAGTGCGCCCCCAACATATGCACAAACAAGCTTCCGGAATTGTGGGTAAACAAACTGCGTTATCGATAGCCGGAATGCTGTGCCGTTCTTGATTGTATTGTCAGATCGGCTGTGCCTGATTCCCGTCTATCAGAAAACAGTACAATACAAAGATAACTGGATCACACTTGCAGATAACCATGGAAAGTATCGGTGAGTAATATTTCCGAAAAATATGACACCAAGTGAGAGGAAAATATGTTGTCAAATATTACCAGGAAGTGCGCTTTGTACTAGCAATGTTTGTCTCGCAGATCAATTGCCACGCAAGCATCATAGTTTCTGCTGTATCTTTGTCAAATCTCTACCGCGTTACCTCAGCTATCAATCACAAATATGACTATTAACAAACACAAAAGGCAACATGAGACTTTTATTGTCATGCAATATTTAGAAACCTGGTCGAAAGCATGCCGCAAAGGGAAAAGGGTGAATTTTGGCCTGCCATATCGACCAGACAACATACAGACAGTCGGTATGGTGACCCTATACTGAGATAAAGGTAAAATGATAACAACAACACGGGTGAATTTAAGTTTGAGACGTTTTGTTGGATGTTAGACATTCCGTCTGACACTTTACATCATTTCATGACTGAATATATTTCACTTGCCAATTTAAGTCGTGTGTCGCCAACATATAAGAGAGACAATTGTTTTCCTTTAAATTAAGGGAAGAACCACTGGATTTCTGGGGTGAGTGTAGAAAATGGGGATgttaacaaattttattttcgccCTTCTTGGCTCTTCAAAGTGTGCTacattatgtaattttttttatataattttagGTAGCATATTTCTGTATAGAAtgaaacgaaagtgaaagtatcaatattttcattcataCAACTTATCAGGTTTCTTATAGCACAAGATTTCGGTGTCCCCTAAAGGGATCCCCTCCCATACTACATGATTTTGCAGTATACAAACCTCACACTGCGTTTCAATCCACTACTACATGATAAATTATTGAATAAATACCAGCCCATGCACACTTCATATGTCAAACAATGTCAAGACACTAAAGTATGTTGCTTCAAGTGAGTAAGGGGGTACTCACATGAATTAAGAATAACTACTTTCACAAGGGGTCAACTGAAACATATCTCGTATTATTTGTATAGGCCGCTGCTAAAAGTATCATGATcgatattaattattgataccCTTTTCAGGAAATTTAGCTCTTTGCaccattatttttactttatttcgGGGTGTTGAGGTAAATTATTTTTCTACTCTCAAGTTTTAGAGTGAGTAATCTGTCACCATATGCCTAGGATAGCATTTTCCATCATGCTCCCCCTGTTTAGAGTTATGTATTGACTTTCATTTTTACTACCAAGTATCTCGTCATTCCAACGAGTCGTCCATGAGAAAAGTTAGGCATTGCTTTAAAAAAGAAATCACTTATACCTACAATCTTTCCAAAACCGGTCGTAAACTTTGTTAAATCGGTTCATAATCTCATCATCATCTCATAACTGAGCTATGTCTTCAGTACATTATCTTATCTCTGCTAAATGTTGATGGACAATTCTGAtgataatttattaatttattcatggaaaTGTTGTCTTAATCATGTAAGTTTCATAATGTGagattgtttatatttgttgGATATATTCTGAAACACAAGTAACTGAAAGAATTGGGGAGAGAAATAGTGATATATGTGACcgatttttatgttattttaacGTTTTCTGATAAAATAAAACACATACTCTCAACCCCCTCTCTACATATGGTATAACACTAGATGTTAGCCTTGCGTTATATCACATTATTTGCAATATGCCACATATAGTTGACTTGTCCCGACTTCAATTCAGTAATTATTGAGTGAAAATTAAACGCACACAGGTAACCTTGACGAAGAGAATATGGCGatacatttcaaaatgaatacGGTGAGGAACGTTGATACGCGATAAAAGGAGATGCTTGAAAATCCATGAAGAGTGGCTCGGGACTCTCTAAATTGTATTTGTCAGTACTATGAAGACTTTTCTTAACTTTTTGTTTTAGAAATGCCAGACGTCAAACCCAAGCAGGTATTACGGGTTTTCACCAAACTAGAATCCTTCAAAGGGGCTAGGGATAAAGTCATCGAAATACTTCAAAATTCAGATCTTGATCCACGTAAGATAGATATTCAAAGTCACGAACTGAGTTGGACACAGCAAGACTACGATGGGATCGGAAATACCTCAATGGTAGTGATCGACGCGAGACAGACAAGGACACTGATTACACCGGAAAGAAGAGATGACAATGTCGATCACTGGAATGAGTTGAAGAAATTACAAGCTATGTCAAAACCGCCTGGTAAATATTACATCGAATTTATTTTTATCGCtttctgttgaaattcaaaatttgtttcactTCAAATTACGAGATGCATTCTCAAATGCAAAATTGGACAATGCCATCGATAATCATTATATCAAGCAAGAAATTTTTTACCATCTAAACAACAGAAGGACATTCTTGTTGATGTCAATATGTTATAATGAACGTGAACACATTATTCCGATTACCATGTTTATACCCGTTGACTCTTTTGTTGATGTTCATTTAAGTTTcttctttttgatttttaagGATCTATATTAGTTATCATATATGGCGATGAACACTCCAAAAATCTCCCAGAAGACCAATTACTGGCCAGTACGTGGGAAACATTATGGAAATTTAACGATCCTGTTGCATATAGCCTTGCAGAGAAAGGAGTCTGCTTCTCTCTGTTCCAGTCTTTCAACGAGACACAACGACAAACTATCAGACAATACTTTGATGAAATTATATTCGTTCCAGAAGCTAAGAAAGATTCAAACATACTTGTCCTTGGGAATAAATATGGAAAGATGATCAACAAAGTCATGGATAAACATCCAACGTTGGCAAACGAAAGGGACGATAATAGAAACACTAACAATGCTGGAGCGTATACTGTCAAAAAGTACGTCCCATTCAATTTCGATTCTCAAGGCAACACAGAATCCCGGTATCCAACTACAGCAACGTAAAGATGCCTGCCATTCAACTTTGTAGCCATTGGAATGATCGTATCAAATCTGAAATTGAAAGGCAGCTGTCATCTCAAAGTCTGGCAAAGTTTGACGTGGGAGATATACCAACGCCATCGTCGACATGGCCATGGCGCATGGTTTATCATGATACAGCTATCACTTTTGACAGACTGCTCCTATTTTGTCACTGTGATAAATGTTTTGTCAAGGTATACGAGGAACGGGCCAAGATAACGAATCGAGCAAGAACAGAACTAGGTGAGTGAAATTCAGCGTGAATAATTAAACTCTTCCAACATACATGTTTGGGAAAAACTCAAGTATGGGACGTGAACGTGAAGAATTACGCTAGAATTTTCGTGAAAACACATTAtgttatacaaaaatactaacaTTTGTTTCTATTTCAGATATGCTTGGTGTCAGGCTGATTGGAGATATTTTACCCGTCGTTGAAGAAAACATGCTGAATTGGTTCAGAGAGAGACGTGCACAAAGATGAAGAGTTTCTTGATGATGAAGATTGTAATTTTCGCGAAGACAAAATAGTGAGGTTTAACAAGTTAGATTCAAAGTCAAACTGAAGATTTACACTTGGCATGCATGCATGACACACAAGACAGATGTAAATGTACCAGAAGCCTCCACCCTCCCCACTGTAAGGCCAAGACCCCTCAAAATATCGTTCGCGGTATAAAAAGGCGATATTTTATCGCTGCAGTTGTCATTGTTATATTAGTGATCATCATAATCATTATCAGCGCAAAtggtaataatgataataatcgGATGTTGTAACTCACGTCTTTACAAGTCAGCTTCCTGAGTACGAAAATGGCACCCAAGTATCAACTTCTGTCGGAGAATATTAGACACAGAGCTGCAGGTATTATATGTATTGGCAGGTGTGATAATATAACACATTGCCTCTACAAGGATCATTTGGTAAACGGAGACGCAGTGTTTAATTAAATCAGACTATATTAATCAGCGACAGAACAAATTCAAACGGCAATGAAGATTTAAAAGTCGGGTCCGTTGGTATCACTTGAGTGATGcagtttttctttcaaatttacacaagATTCGATAACATCACTGACGTTTCAACCTGTCTGGTCCTTGTATATGTGGAATGTCTCATAATTGATCAATTTATTTCAATCGTTGGAAAAAACTAAGCGATCAAAATTTCCTCCCAAGCCTTAATCAGAGAGAAAAGAATCTAATTTAGTCATCGACGATAAACGCTGTCATTGGATTTACAAAAATGATCTTTTACAAGATaaagtt belongs to Ptychodera flava strain L36383 chromosome 17, AS_Pfla_20210202, whole genome shotgun sequence and includes:
- the LOC139115452 gene encoding uncharacterized protein isoform X2 — encoded protein: MESIEMPDVKPKQVLRVFTKLESFKGARDKVIEILQNSDLDPRKIDIQSHELSWTQQDYDGIGNTSMVVIDARQTRTLITPERRDDNVDHWNELKKLQAMSKPPGSILVIIYGDEHSKNLPEDQLLASTWETLWKFNDPVAYSLAEKGVCFSLFQSFNETQRQTIRQYFDEIIFVPEAKKDSNILVLGNKYGKMINKVMDKHPTLANERDDNRNTNNAGAYTISLVSD
- the LOC139115452 gene encoding uncharacterized protein isoform X1 — encoded protein: MESIEMPDVKPKQVLRVFTKLESFKGARDKVIEILQNSDLDPRKIDIQSHELSWTQQDYDGIGNTSMVVIDARQTRTLITPERRDDNVDHWNELKKLQAMSKPPGSILVIIYGDEHSKNLPEDQLLASTWETLWKFNDPVAYSLAEKGVCFSLFQSFNETQRQTIRQYFDEIIFVPEAKKDSNILVLGNKYGKMINKVMDKHPTLANERDDNRNTNNAGAYTVKKYVPFNFDSQGNTESRYPTTAT